From Odontesthes bonariensis isolate fOdoBon6 chromosome 21, fOdoBon6.hap1, whole genome shotgun sequence, a single genomic window includes:
- the rundc3aa gene encoding RUN domain-containing protein 3A isoform X2 — protein MLVASTLSSCGRCSIRGSTQRTPVLVARTARGGRGPGLGTDPEEAPGPPLDGVGLHQTAMAMGLTSKKASARSVAVERKNLITVCRFSVKTLLEKYTAEPIDDSSEEFINFAAILEHILSHRFKGSGSWFSSDGQRSFWEYIRLACSKVQNNCIASIENIENISTSRAKGRAWIRVALMEKRLSEYVSTALRDTRTTRRFYDEGAILLREEATVLTGMLIGLSAIDFSFCLKGETLDGKSPAVIDYTPYLKFTQSYDYLSDEDDRRSVDSSNSEESVPEHPYIPLVTDEESWSNKCRKMEQRFKIVYAQKGYLEELVRLRESQLKNVETENKRLRAKVEELTVQGQQEKKELEAIVLELQAQLTTLMPCDSSHLAKDLSIPLVNQWSAITNNQGDVKLFRRRSFHSLEQLSAEVSLNSDSQKTDGGQNGDAAWTSAGKDNTPSMLGLCGSLASLPSSKSLASLKSCECLVNISTEPSPALSPS, from the exons ATGCTTGTCGCTTCCACCTTGTCCTCTTGCGGCCGCTGCAGCATCCGTGGCTCCACGCAGAGGACACCGGTGTTGGTAGCACGCACGGCCCGCGGAGGCAGAGGTCCTGGCCTGGGCACGGATCCAGAAGAGGCCCCGGGGCCGCCGCTGGATGGAGTCGGGCTGCATCAGACAGCAATGGCTATGGGTCTGACATCGAAGAAGGCGTCTGCTCGGAGCGTCGCTGTGGAGCGAAAAAACCTCATCACGGTTTGCAG ATTCTCTGTAAAGACTCTCCTTGAAAAGTACACAGCAGAGCCGATAGATGACTCATCCGAAGAGTTTATTAACTTTGCTGCTATTTTAGAGCACATCCTCAGCCACCGCTTCAAag GTTCGGGAAGCTGGTTCAGCTCAGATGGACAGCGCAGCTTCTGGGAATATATCCGGCTTGCATGCAGCAAGGTGCAGAACAACTGCATCGCCAGCATCGAAAACATTGAGAACATCAGCACATCGCGAGCCAAG GGTCGGGCATGGATTCGAGTGGCGCTGATGGAAAAACGCCTGTCTGAATATGTGTCCACTGCTCTGCGGGACACCAGAACAACCAG GAGGTTCTATGATGAGGGAGCGATTCTGCTGAGAGAGGAAGCCACAGTGCTGACAGGCATGCTGATTGGACTGAGCGCCATTGACTTCAG TTTTTGCTTGAAGGGCGAGACTCTGGATGGGAAATCCCCAGCTGTGATAGACTACACACCGTACCTGAAGTTCACTCAGAG CTATGATTACCTCAGTGATGAGGATGACCGCCGCAGTGTGGACAGCAGTAACAGCGAGGAGAGCGTCCCCGAGCATCCCTACATCCCTCTGGTGACTGACGAGGAGAGCTGGAGCAACAAGTGTCGCAAAATGGAGCAAAGGTTTAAGATCGTCTACGCCCAGAAG GGTTATCTGGAGGAGCTGGTGCGCTTGCGGGAGTCGCAGCTTAAGAACGTGGAGACGGAGAACAAGCGGCTGAGAGCAAAGGTGGAGGAGCTGACAGTTCAGGGTCAGCAGGAGAAGAAAGAGCTCGAGGCCATCGTGCTGGAGCTGCAGGCACAACT CACTACCCTCATGCCGTGCGATTCCTCCCATCTGGCTAAAGATCTTTCCATCCCACTGGTCAACCAGTGGTCTGCCATCACAAACAACCAAGGCGATGTCAAGTTGTTCCGCAG GAGGAGTTTCCACAGTCTGGAGCAGCTTTCTGCTGAAGTCAGTCTGAATTCTGACTCCCAGAAGACTGATGGGGGACAGAACGGAGACGCTGCCTGGACCTCAGCAG GAAAAGACAACACTCCCTCCATGCTGGGCCTGTGCGGCTCCCTGGCCTCTTTACCGAGCTCCAAGTCCCTGGCAAGCCTCAAGTCCTGCGAGTGTTTGGTCAACATCAGCACTGAACCCAGCCCTGCGCTCTCTCCCAGCTAG
- the zwi gene encoding zwilling — MGNTSITEGKTALAVGKTSIARGKTTVSLGNSSIFRGVTTTSMGDSTIQRQKTTVALGRASFTRGSTTTSFRKALMSKRRTT; from the coding sequence ATGGGCAACACTAGCATCACAGAGGGCAAGACTGCCCTGGCAGTGGGGAAAACCTCCATAGCCAGGGGAAAGACTACCGTCTCCTTAGGCAACTCCTCCATCTTCAGGGGAGTGACCACCACCTCCATGGGAGACTCCACCATCCAAAGGCAAAAGACGACTGTGGCTCTTGGACGAGCAAGCTTCACCCGGGGATCCACTACCACCTCCTTCCGCAAAGCCTTGATGTCCAAACGCAGGACCACCTAG
- the rundc3aa gene encoding RUN domain-containing protein 3A isoform X1, protein MLVASTLSSCGRCSIRGSTQRTPVLVARTARGGRGPGLGTDPEEAPGPPLDGVGLHQTAMAMGLTSKKASARSVAVERKNLITVCRFSVKTLLEKYTAEPIDDSSEEFINFAAILEHILSHRFKGNTAGSGSWFSSDGQRSFWEYIRLACSKVQNNCIASIENIENISTSRAKGRAWIRVALMEKRLSEYVSTALRDTRTTRRFYDEGAILLREEATVLTGMLIGLSAIDFSFCLKGETLDGKSPAVIDYTPYLKFTQSYDYLSDEDDRRSVDSSNSEESVPEHPYIPLVTDEESWSNKCRKMEQRFKIVYAQKGYLEELVRLRESQLKNVETENKRLRAKVEELTVQGQQEKKELEAIVLELQAQLTTLMPCDSSHLAKDLSIPLVNQWSAITNNQGDVKLFRRRSFHSLEQLSAEVSLNSDSQKTDGGQNGDAAWTSAGKDNTPSMLGLCGSLASLPSSKSLASLKSCECLVNISTEPSPALSPS, encoded by the exons ATGCTTGTCGCTTCCACCTTGTCCTCTTGCGGCCGCTGCAGCATCCGTGGCTCCACGCAGAGGACACCGGTGTTGGTAGCACGCACGGCCCGCGGAGGCAGAGGTCCTGGCCTGGGCACGGATCCAGAAGAGGCCCCGGGGCCGCCGCTGGATGGAGTCGGGCTGCATCAGACAGCAATGGCTATGGGTCTGACATCGAAGAAGGCGTCTGCTCGGAGCGTCGCTGTGGAGCGAAAAAACCTCATCACGGTTTGCAG ATTCTCTGTAAAGACTCTCCTTGAAAAGTACACAGCAGAGCCGATAGATGACTCATCCGAAGAGTTTATTAACTTTGCTGCTATTTTAGAGCACATCCTCAGCCACCGCTTCAAaggtaacactgcag GTTCGGGAAGCTGGTTCAGCTCAGATGGACAGCGCAGCTTCTGGGAATATATCCGGCTTGCATGCAGCAAGGTGCAGAACAACTGCATCGCCAGCATCGAAAACATTGAGAACATCAGCACATCGCGAGCCAAG GGTCGGGCATGGATTCGAGTGGCGCTGATGGAAAAACGCCTGTCTGAATATGTGTCCACTGCTCTGCGGGACACCAGAACAACCAG GAGGTTCTATGATGAGGGAGCGATTCTGCTGAGAGAGGAAGCCACAGTGCTGACAGGCATGCTGATTGGACTGAGCGCCATTGACTTCAG TTTTTGCTTGAAGGGCGAGACTCTGGATGGGAAATCCCCAGCTGTGATAGACTACACACCGTACCTGAAGTTCACTCAGAG CTATGATTACCTCAGTGATGAGGATGACCGCCGCAGTGTGGACAGCAGTAACAGCGAGGAGAGCGTCCCCGAGCATCCCTACATCCCTCTGGTGACTGACGAGGAGAGCTGGAGCAACAAGTGTCGCAAAATGGAGCAAAGGTTTAAGATCGTCTACGCCCAGAAG GGTTATCTGGAGGAGCTGGTGCGCTTGCGGGAGTCGCAGCTTAAGAACGTGGAGACGGAGAACAAGCGGCTGAGAGCAAAGGTGGAGGAGCTGACAGTTCAGGGTCAGCAGGAGAAGAAAGAGCTCGAGGCCATCGTGCTGGAGCTGCAGGCACAACT CACTACCCTCATGCCGTGCGATTCCTCCCATCTGGCTAAAGATCTTTCCATCCCACTGGTCAACCAGTGGTCTGCCATCACAAACAACCAAGGCGATGTCAAGTTGTTCCGCAG GAGGAGTTTCCACAGTCTGGAGCAGCTTTCTGCTGAAGTCAGTCTGAATTCTGACTCCCAGAAGACTGATGGGGGACAGAACGGAGACGCTGCCTGGACCTCAGCAG GAAAAGACAACACTCCCTCCATGCTGGGCCTGTGCGGCTCCCTGGCCTCTTTACCGAGCTCCAAGTCCCTGGCAAGCCTCAAGTCCTGCGAGTGTTTGGTCAACATCAGCACTGAACCCAGCCCTGCGCTCTCTCCCAGCTAG
- the fam117aa gene encoding LOW QUALITY PROTEIN: protein FAM117A (The sequence of the model RefSeq protein was modified relative to this genomic sequence to represent the inferred CDS: inserted 1 base in 1 codon): protein MWSEGKPVPCRAAVNDGEQSKAVCFHKRTSAVGAEWGMSGRSGGAPRGCSNPSLQPLRATVPYQLQRGSALLCREVKTADKTTARPPKPTIRRTLSLDTIVGPYLQGQWPKEAEGTAVICVNDKATQTPSSWAEETRGRRSVGGHKRSASWGSAEHLREVAKLRHQLQKRSRHAPPSAGDELSHNALPAGHAAGITQTTPLMPLNRLAPRLRRSVEGLSLELEEVFVSEKPDDQHGILDIPDGHRAPVPVQRCSSGSQSEPSPGPLDPSLLSPSQSPCPLDPSLLSPSGSPCQLNASLLSPSQSPCSMAEPEPVDRETLCPPSTLLPSFALDPPQLQPSSSSPRPNKTYSFQREPPEGCERVRVCEEAMSACQDEYLLLPSCPDPNKVNFTPHGGSAFCPVSLLKPLLPSMDLLFRGLSVSPVTGCSGEAXSYQAPGHAVGGYRRGFSGLNHIALPGPAEPGCVLYAA from the exons atgtggtctgaggGGAAGCCTGTGCCGTGCAGAGCTGCAGTGAACGACGGGGAGCAAAGCAAAGCTGTGTGTTTTCACAAGCGCACTTCGGCTGTGGGAGCGGAGTGGGGGATGTCGGGCAGGAGTGGAGGAGCGCCCCGGGGGTGCAGCAACCCCAGCCTGCAGCCCCTCAGAGCCACGGTCCCATACCAGCTCCAGAGGGGCTCTGCTCTTCTCTGCAGAGAGGTCAAGACGG CAGACAAAACCACGGCTCGCCCACCAAAACCCACAATCCGCCGAACTCTTTCTTTGGACACAATCGTTGGACCCTATCTGCAGGGACAGTGGCCCAAAGAGGCAGAGGGCACTGCGGTTATCTGTGTCAATGACAAAGCCACGCAG ACTCCAAGTTCCTGGGCAGAGGAGACTCGGGGTAGGAGAAGTGTTGGTGGACACAAGCGCTCAGCATCTTGGGGCAGTGCAGAGCACCTGAGGGAG GTGGCCAAGCTGAGGCACCAGTTGCAAAAACGCTCCCGGCACGCACCTCCCTCGGCAGGAGATGAGCTCTCTCACAACGCCCTGCCAGCAGGTCATGCAGCAGGCATCACTCAG ACGACGCCGCTGATGCCACTGAACAGACTCGCCCCGCGGCTACGGCGGAGCGTTGAAGGCCTCAGCttggagctggaggaagtgttTGTGTCTGAGAAACCAGATGATCAGCATGGG ATTTTGGATATCCCAGACGGCCACAGGGCTCCCGTCCCCGTTCAGAGATGCAGCAGTGGCTCTCAGAGTGAGCCGTCGCCGGGGCCTCTGGATCCTTCCCTCCTCTCTCCTTCTCAGTCCCCGTGCCCTCTTGATCCATCGCTCCTATCACCTTCAGGTTCACCTTGTCAACTGAATGCATCACTTCTGTCTCCCTCACAGTCGCCCTGCTCCATGGCAGAGCCAG AACCTGTGGACCGTGAGACCTTGTGCCCTCCATCAACATTGCTCCCTTCATTTGCACTGGATCCTCCTCAGCTGCaaccttcctcctcttctcctcgTCCCAACAAAACCTACTCCTTTCAGCGTGAGCCGCCGGAAGGCTGTGAGCGAGTTCGAGTATGTGAGGAAGCAAT GTCTGCTTGTCAAGATGAGTATCTTCTCCTGCCATCTTGCCCGGACCCGAATAAAGTCAACTTTACTCCTCACGGAGGCTCTGCTTTCTGTCCTGTCAGTCTTCTGAAACCTCTGCTGCCCTCCATGGACCTCCTCTTCCGCGGCCTGTCGGTGTCCCCCGTCACTGGCTGCTCCGGTGAGG TCTCCTACCAGGCACCTGGGCATGCAGTAGGTGGATATCGACGAGGTTTCTCAGGACTGAACCACATTGCACTGCCAGGACCTGCAGAACCTGGATGTGTTTTATATGCAGCGTAA